The Verrucomicrobiia bacterium sequence TTTGGAATGTGTGGTGCAAAGAGGTTCCACGATGATTTCTCAGGAAAAAAAGGTGGTGACGGAAGAAGATATCGAGGAAGCGCGAGATTTGGCTGAAGAAATGTCTTTGCCAGAGGGTCGATGTCATGTGGCGACTTTGCCGAAGGGGTTTTCTATTGATGGTGGGCCGCGGGTTTCCGATCCTGTGGGCATGAATGGAACGCAAGTTGAGGGTGAGTTTTTAATTGTGCATGGTGTGGCGAGTCGTTTGCATAATGTGATGGATCGTGTGCGTGAGTTGCAAATTGATGTGTGTGATTTTTCGCTGAGTCCGATGGCTTCGGCTGAGGCTGTGTTGACGGAGGAGCAAAAGAAGTTGGGTGCGCTTGTGATTGATTTGGGAGGGGGATTAACTCATTATGCGGCTTATATCAATGGACAGATTGAGTCATTAGGGGTTTTAGGCGTGGGGGGAGATCATGTGACACAGGATTTGAGTCGTGCGTTTAATTTGCCATTGAGATTGTCGGAAGATTTGAAATGTTCGCAAGGCGCGGTAATCGGAGAGGATCGAGTGCGGGATGAAGTTATTGCTCTGAAACCGATGAGCGGTTTTGCGGGGAAATCGATTTATCGAGAAAGTTTAATTAAAGTCATGAAGAC is a genomic window containing:
- the ftsA gene encoding cell division protein FtsA; translated protein: MLFRSKETTLVAVEAGTSKMVVAVGHVRHDGVLKVLGLGESSSAGVRKGDVFDPKTASDALREAMAKAEENADVVIHEAFVALSGAHLECVVQRGSTMISQEKKVVTEEDIEEARDLAEEMSLPEGRCHVATLPKGFSIDGGPRVSDPVGMNGTQVEGEFLIVHGVASRLHNVMDRVRELQIDVCDFSLSPMASAEAVLTEEQKKLGALVIDLGGGLTHYAAYINGQIESLGVLGVGGDHVTQDLSRAFNLPLRLSEDLKCSQGAVIGEDRVRDEVIALKPMSGFAGKSIYRESLIKVMKTRWEEALLIVKKQLGENFLDLLSAGIFLTGGGSRTQGIQVLAETIFQLPVTLVKEHAFNGNVGELARPELSTVLGVLLLGQKRVLQERGDSSLGQRFSRALKKMKFIV